A window of Cydia strobilella chromosome 22, ilCydStro3.1, whole genome shotgun sequence genomic DNA:
tactacaaaaaaatcaccatttttatataaacaactaagttttaataaaatcaaattttagtcaaagtacgtacctactttattagtattataatgtatgtatatgtgctgccttttttttattatgaaaagtcAAATTCAGATTCATTTGTCTTGTTTGATTGATTGTCGCTTTCGTTGGTCACTGGTTCGACAggtgtttgtaaataattaggacctgatgatgatgggaCTGTTGGTGgataattattaaatgtttgttGGGTTCTTTGGTAACCAGAATCATATGCTGACGAGTGGGGTCTTGGGTAACCATCTTGGTAAGATGAGTCTTGTTTTAacctataaatacataaaatgagTAAGATGTGAGAAGTTTGtttattactaattaatattatacctacttacctaagtatgtgccgttttcaagcGAAAAATAACTTGTTGCCAGTAATGCCAGTTGTTAATACGACACTACGCaggagggcctaccgcaaacaccgaaattcgcaaaattcgggaatctttctcttttactccaattgaGGCGTTATTAGAgtgttcgcggttatagccctgccATCAAGATatagtatatgtattataagGTAGTGAAATAGTCTTTAAAAACTGACAGTGTTGCAACGTGGTATTGTTTGCCTGTATGCATCACATTTATTTATGCATACGGataagaaatattaataaattatttaaaacatatgaCTACCTATTTCTTATATAGTTGTTGTCAAGTAGCATGCATCTTACAAATATGTTTATGTGTTAAAAGgataatacaatacaagtatactaagctaatagttttgtacATGCGAACGGAAATAAAacctatactaatattaaattatattttacttaattgCCAAGTAAGGGCTCCCACATCACTAGAAAAGTATTTACAGAATTCATTTCTTATGTTAACTGGGTTTGTCGAGGATATATAATTTGTTGAATGATGTAAATCTGAAAAACCGTCGTGAATCAATAGTTCTTCAGATGGTTTAATTCCATCTCTACTAATAACAAAATTGTGAATAACACCACATGCCTTTATGATATCTGTTGCAAAGTTATATTGGACATTCAATGGTCGGTGAAAAATGCGCCACTTATTAGCTAAAATACCGAAAGTACATTCAACGTATCTTCTTGCGCGACTCAAGCGATAATTAAAAACTCTTTGTTGTATAGTCAAGTGTTTTCCTGGATATGGACGCATTATGTTATTCGTTAAAGGTAAGCCTTCGTCTGCTACAAATACATGGGGAATTGACGTCTGAGAACCAGGTAACGGCTTTGGTGCTGGTACGGGAAGCTGGCCTTGTTGTAATAATTCATTCAGTTTTGTATTGTGACAAACCGTTGAATCGCATTCCTTGCCGTAAGCTCCTATATCCATATATACAAATCTGTAATTGGAATCAACAAGCGCCATCAAGACTATAGAGTTGTAGCCTTTATAGTTGAAAAAAAGAGAGCCACTGTGATCGGGACTACAAATTCGAATGTGTTTACCATCCAGGGCCCCAATACAATTGGGGAAGttagtgtttttaaaaaactCGTCCGCGATTTGTTCTAGTAGATTTTTTGTTATACTAGGTATACCTTTACCTAGAAGGCTTTTCCATATAGCTTGACAGACTTCTCTAACTATTTTTCCAATTGTACTTCTTCCACGATATTCTGTAAATTCCATATCTCTGAATGTGTTCCCAGTCGCCAAAAACCTGAAAATAAGTATTTCATAggttacatatatatgtatgcatATTATTGCATATACAAGTTAATAGTTACGCAGCCATACAAAGTGACAACAACCATGCAgtaaatgtatatatgtatattattttattgtaagtttgttattaattatatgGTTGGTTTTAATGGTTTTAACAGATGGCTTTCATGCTATAATGCGCAAGCGCGTTGCGTCCTTGGTGAGGCGCCTGCGCGGCAGCCCGAATAGCCTCCTTCAGACGGTGGCAGAGCGCCTAGACGGCCCTTTCCAGCTTCACTGGGATAAGCTGCACAGGGCGTCTAACTGAATCGTTAGTTTTATGATATTagtgttaattttagtttttattgatttgaattttaatgttttctttttttttctaattttattgatgattgttgtttgtgtaaatagttgtaattaTGGATCatgtatctgaaataaatgaatttattattattattattattctctttatttattctttttcttatgctaggttttttataatatgcatataaaagtaaaatataaaaacacttacaaaacaatacaaaatacatataaacaaattataaaaaacctaacctagggtgccgccagcagcggggcagggcccaagctgccggtggtcagggccgcagagagaggaaccggcggactatccgcgccgtgtccaagatcaccgccttctgcatctgacccttgatccaaccacctagcgagagtctctcaaggtgttggtcgagactcttcgctatgagaccgttcgctgaaacgactatcgggacaatgatcgtcgaatcaacatcccacatggcggttatctcgtgagccaagtctaggtacttactggacttgtccttctcggctttcacgagattctcatcatgggggatggtgatgtcgacgagcacggcccggcgctgcgatcgatctattatcacaatgtcaggcttattggctacaatagtcctgtcagtgatgatagatcgatcccaatagagcgtggcacgaccattctcgagaactggcacaggtaaatacttgtagtacggtacttcgcagtccacaaggccgtatagaagagcaagctgctggtgaataatcctggctacgagattatgtctgtgcaagtactcgccgttagcaagatgagaacaaccggaaatgatatgcctgagtgactctccgggacggcggcatgcccgacaaatgtcgaccgtgccgtccttcaggatatatctccgatagttgttcgtcatcataacttcgtccgcaattgcacaggcaaaaccctcggtttctccgaagaggtccccgaatcgtaaccagttcaccgacgcgagcaggtctacatcgggtcccgtgagggccttgtagaaccgcccatgtagcaccttactctcccataccgccttgcggcccacagcactttgtaccacaggtttgtgccagttctcgtttgccaaggagagcggcgtgaagttcctgtccactgccaccacatcacgatgcatctcacactcgttgttaaggaaataattcctgagattgcacacctcgcggttgtggagatctttggcgttaaggaagcctcgacctccacacttccgtgagatgtacaatctcataactgacgagcgtgggtgtagcatacggtgtgtggtgagtagtagacggaccctccgatccagggcgtccagctcagtctgagtccaccttagtatgccaaaggagtatatgagtatgggcattacccaggcgttgaaggcgcgcactttattgcctcctgacaaaagactgttaaggacttttgtgagccgactgaaaaagcgctccttcaccgaccgtctaataccctcgccctcaatacccaacgactatgacataccaaggtatttataggtttctgattcagagatagatctgaaagacattgtctcagaaagttgtaaatttgttgaatttacaacctcccccagctgtacatgcataaccgcacacttatcgacaccaaactccattctgatggcggtactgaaaacttctgtggttttcaatagcaccatcaagtcttggttatttggcgcaaatagcttgaggtcatccatgtacagaaggtgagaaatgacttcaccctctctccgaagctggcaacctaaccctgaatccttcagcagggtgctgaggggattcagagctaggcagaaccacaggggactcagactgtcaccctgaaatattcctcgctcgatccttataaagtcctgcgggccagggcggtcatccccacctcctggttgacgaaggactgtggtccactgcctcatacacgcacttaggaaggatattaaagctgcatcaagtttatacagctccaatacccttctcagccatgagtgaggcaccgaatcataggccttcttatagtcaatccaggcggccgagagggcccccctgttccgccgaacttgctggcatatggtcatgtctatgaggaggagctctttagtaccacgggacccaaccctacatccattttgagcggaggccaaaatgttgttagcgacaatgtgcgcgttaatttttgctctcaaaatggatgtaaggagcttgtaaagtgtaggcaagcacgtgatgggtctgtagttctttgcttccgtggtactaccggacttgtggagcaggaaggttacaccagttgttagggaaggtgggagggaaccgagctctagggcttgttggaactgcgttgccaaccgtgcgtgcgagcatcgaaaccattttagccagaagttgtgcaatccgtcaggtccaggacttttccagttctgggtcgtacggatggcacaacttacgtcatcggggctgatggtgatagcccccataggttcgatgttctcgctctcacgttcgacaacgtctatccaaccgccctccgtgtgttctacaggcactgaccagatgctacgccagaaatcagtcatggcagtagcatccggtagccgcacgtcggacacacgagagtcggcttcctcccaccttcggtacaccttcctttggtcactttgaaaaagacgattctgctggaatcgatccacacgctttctgtagcggcgaatacggtttgcccatgcatagactttctgctttagaaagtcgatgcgctctgtgacattggccatgtagtcgcggggcctgacatccgtccccgcgaacgcctggttcacaaagcgcattactcgggggcggttgttgccccccctaaaacagatcagctttgcaatgagagtcctaaacgagctgatacgtcgctcgatccgcgcttgccatgcagggacacctccggcggtcctaggtgcacgttcagcgtccggaaacttgactcgagcaacacggcacgccgcgatggctccgcagtacatgatcgagtgcgtatcatctaaatctttactagtccgtaaatgtggctctagtaaagcgtttagggctcccactagcgctagattgcgtctatttataggcagacgtggtaatcgtggcctagagttggttgtggcgcgatactgcgtaatcgcctcttccaaagtcctcctcAGTTGCTCATTGGCAGATGTACTCACGCTCTGACTCACAAAATCCCCCTCGTCGGTACTAAAATcaacccgcggcgcccccggtgccaggtcgggtgcgggcaccggatccggcgacGTGGCGGGCAGATCTCGTACCGAGGTGGAGTCCgcgcgagcagagagagcctccTGGCGAAGCTGATCAAGTGTCGCGTCATCCAACCGCTTTAACCGTTGAATGACGCGCACCTGGTCCGATAGTCGCTGCTCCGATACGGTGATGGTAGGTTCAAGTGCCTGAAACAGAGGCAGCATCCTTGAACGATACGCGGACAGCCGGGTTCCCCCCTCTGTAACCCCATAGTAGGCGCGCATGACGTTCTCATTCATGGATTGAGTCCATCTCATGCGACGCACTACaccaccggcagcgggagccgtgggcggggcaggatgtcccgcaggccccaagcgtgccggcagcggtggccgccctcgtcgcgcaggtggtcgtggcggcggcggcggcggcggcccgctctcGTCACTCGACTCGCTGGTGTCGGGCGCGGTGGCGAATTCATCGCCCGACGACAATTGCGAGGAGACGGACGAGGCGGGCGAGGGTGGTGGGCGTGCGTTGGTTGTGGTAGACGCTTGTGGACGCGTTTTACTCCTTGTGatcattttcttttctttataattCGACCATTGTTTGTCGGCTAGTTTTGTACATATGTAGTTACATTTTTGCGGTCACGTATCCTTTGCGAGTGTCGCATTAATGTGAAGAGGTAACTTTTCCACAAGAAAGTACAAGGAAAATGTAGAAAAAGCcagtaaaaacatatttgatCAAAAAGAAAAGGAAAATTTAGTAAAAAACGCGTCTGACGTTgaattgatttattattattattattatttaatagataCCCAAATGTGTATTAAAGTTTAAATGACATAAGTAGGAAACAAATAGTCGGacaattaatataaaactttatcAGACAATCTCGCGGTCACgtattaatgtaaatattaaaatgccaTTTGAGTGACAGATACCgttgagatggtttgagtcactcaagaaacaaaaacaaagttaaTGAACGTTGTATGCAACAATTTCCAGTTTGACTAATAAAATTtcctattacatattataagtagagttagatcaagaaaagtctgcaacgattttgatagcatacctacgcagtgcaagtgttatttatacgacatattttcatagaagtttgacgtttaaaataacactcgcactgcgtgtgctatcaaaatcgttgcagacttttcttggtctatctCTACATGTGTAATTTAATGCAAAGGTCGAAAATTTGCAAACAGTCACTAATAATCTGAATaagagatgtttttttttgacaatgtaaaatgttttaaatgaactttattttttaggaAACGAGGTGataaaaaagtggaaaaaccTCAAAGATAATTTTACAAGATACTCAAAAAGGCTTGAAAGCTTATATAAATCGGGCGCTGGTGTGACaagagtaaaaaaataccatttctaCAAGCAactaatgttttaaaaaaaaaatgctgcaAATTTAACTGACTCGAGCATAGTCGAGGACCAAGAAAGTGACGAAGATGGCCAGACAAATGAAACTACAAGCAGATCTCGGTACCAGCCTTGTTCTCGGAAAAGGAAAACGACCGACCAAAATAGACCTTAGATTTCTTACCTTATTGTTATTCCCAACACCTCCAGAGGCCCAACGGGTCTTCTAAATATGTGTTTCTTCTTTATTAGAGgcgatattttgcttaaaagttcttcaaaacacgacacagacattcgaaaattgttatgaaatttattttcagtcatcttcaatgcctcgtattttcttttgaaatgatatccatcatcattcatgacatgaagacatgggtttacccaaaattttcttttcaattgcttcttatttctgcgccttcttaataacagccaaacactggtattcgaattccttactacttatgcagcgcggcgccgcatgcggtgccgcgacgacggacgcggcaccgcaagtcgcaccgccaaatttttgcgttgcggcgggcggcaccgcgcgcggcgacgcgcaacgctttgcgacaccgcgcgcggcgacgcacgacgcaccgcaaaattttgcgttgcggcgggcgacgccgcgcaccgttttgcggtaccgcgcgcggcgtcgcacgacgcaacgccagattttgcgttgcggcgagcggcgccgcagatttctgcgttgcggcggcggcaccgcaaaacgcgccgcgttgcgtcggcgacgtcgcACCGCATACATGTGGCCAGGCCCTAAGGTCAGTAGCGGTCAGTTGTGATTTGTGATCGTGCTGCGAACAATGCGCGCGATGACTTCTTTAAAGCGAGATCTGGATATTAGACGAACATGTTATAAGTGCAGCAAAGTTTCTTTTCTTGCTAAATCGCTATAACAACCGTTTACATAGATGTAAGGCCTGAGATACACTTgcaagttttacttacgtaagtagtgacacagctatactacagaatgggAAATGAATATATAGCTTtttccctacttacgtaagtaaaacttacaagtgtgtCTTAGGCCTAACATAAGTTTTCTTCTATTTTTGATATTAAATACTTGTACTTGAAACCTATTCTTTAAATCTATTTAAGACACATAAACACTAACGGATCATTGATGCACAATTGTCAGTCGTAGAATAGTCAGTCGTTGTCATCCATAACTTCAATTCACAAGTCGCTAGCGATATAGCGAATATATATAGCGAAGGCCTTCGATCGCGTCTGGCACAAAGCACTTCTTTCGAAGCTACCATCTTATGGGCTTCCCGAGAGATTATGTGTATGGGTCAGTAGCTTTCTAGCAGACAGAAGCATAAAGGTCGTAGTTGACGGCGAATGCTCAGACTCCATGTCTGTGAATGCTGGTGTCCCCCAAGGCTGTGTGCTATCACCCACgctattccttctgcatatcaatgacatgctgcaaatcagcggaattcattgttatgctgatgatagtacgggtgatgcctcttacaccggccgcaccaatatctctcgggaaaacgtcatcgagagccggaacaaacttgtgtctgaaattgagacttccctaaaagaaatctctgaatggggtcgactaaacttagtccgttttaaccctgccaagacacaggtttgcgcgtttaccgcaaaaaagttagaatttgtcgtatcacctcgttttgagagcactcccctgactgccgcagccagtatcggaatcctcggcgtcgacatttcgagtgaagtccagttccgcggccatttagagggtaaggccaaattagcctcaaaaaagctcggtgtgctcaacagatcgagacagtatttcacgccggcccaccgcctacagctctgccgtgtcagacgtatctctgctatctcaaaaaacatagttttgagtaaatcgactttaaagtttttggtgagcgtgaaaactaataaactcatatatttcgtgagtttattgagttaagtcatttttaatatgtgttttgtgtttcaatagacgtgaagaataatatttctttactttttttttgtaaaagtacatagtttttgaaataaacgcattgacatagtttggcgtaaccactgtttcatacatttggtggttgcgcgtaactatgttaacttaaagttagacgagttcgttgtatgagcgctcatactatttcgcgtggccacggctcgcgggcttattgcggttttcgtttatctaaagttagaagactacattgtatcaacttctagtaaaacgtgtaaccagggcatggggaatattgaggtggtcacgcgtagttcttttatcttaagttgtaagagttcgttgtattagtgctcctagtaaaacgcgtaaccagactacacaagataatccattttatattgtgctaactcacattacatacaaggagccc
This region includes:
- the LOC134751587 gene encoding uncharacterized protein LOC134751587 gives rise to the protein MEFTEYRGRSTIGKIVREVCQAIWKSLLGKGIPSITKNLLEQIADEFFKNTNFPNCIGALDADEGLPLTNNIMRPYPGKHLTIQQRVFNYRLSRARRYVECTFGILANKWRIFHRPLNVQYNFATDIIKACGVIHNFVISRDGIKPSEELLIHDGFSDLHHSTNYISSTNPVNIRNEFCKYFSSDVGALTWQLSKI